Genomic window (Pseudopipra pipra isolate bDixPip1 chromosome 7, bDixPip1.hap1, whole genome shotgun sequence):
TGGGATAGGGTCCCCAGGGATGAGTGACATACATGAGTCCCTGCTTGAAGTAGGCACGGAAGGTCTCGCTCTCATGTCCCTGGACCTCGCGGTGTTGCACAGCCACTGAGCCCAGGTGATCATCCATCTGGGTGGTGTAGATGGCGGCTGCTCCCTGCTCATCCTGGCTCGACTCCTTGCCCAGCCAGTAGTGGATGTCGTAGGTGAAGCCGCTCCCAGACTTGCGTGTCTGCAGGACACCAGTCCCCGCTAGAAGAacccctgtgtccccaggtcACTCTGGTCACAGACAcccctccctgcatcccagtccccccaGGGCAGACCGCATTCCCAGTTCCCTGGGTGACCCCTGACTGCCCTACCGACAGCAGGACGTAGCAATCCCCCTCATAGAAGTTGCCGTAGCTCTTGGTGGGCACTGGCACCATCTCCATGCTCTGCAGAAGAAAGGGAGATGTCAGCCCTGGTGGGGaaccccccaccccagccctatgcaccccactgcccccagccccagaaCCTGGGGGGGTTTAACTCTGGATGCTGCActgagacccccaaaaacaGGCACTGAGTACACAAGGGGAGGACCTTCCCTCATAGAGACCCCCCCAAGCAGCCCAGTGATGGGTGTCCAGGCTGTGCTCCCGTCCCCACCTCGATTCGCCATATCTGGATGCCCGGCGTGGTCTTGTTGAGTGTCCTGGTGACTTTGCCGCTGAGCTCCACCATGGTGACAGGTACCACAGGCAAGGGGACCTACCAGCATCGGCAACACCCTTGTTAATGGCAGGCAGTGTCATCAAGACCTGGGACACAGCCAGCCTGCCGTGCCATCTGCTTCCCTGCCCACTCTGCAGACAGCCCAGCCGGAGCTGCACAGCATGAGGGGAACCCTGGCACTGCAGTGTCAGGACTGTGGGCAcacaaacagggctgctgtcccctcagCTCAGCTGGCAGTGCAGCCACAGCTCCACGCCAGGGTCCAGGGTGGGCAGGAGCAGTAAATGCCCcagtgccctgctctgcacccagGCAAGGGAtagggctgtgcagggcacccacagtgcagcagctgcagctgggtgACACTGCTGTGCAGTAGCCTATTCCTCCCCAGGACCAGCAGGaaccagccctgctcagccttGTCCTGGCACGGCTTGGCACAAAGTGGCACAGCATGACATGGCCACTGCTGGTGcccttacacacacacacacacacacacacacacacacacacacgtgtgcaaGCACACTGCCTGCTTCAGACCCCCTGCTTCCAACCCCCCCACTGGATCCATGCCCCCCATGGAGGGCACATCCTGGCCCCACAGAGGTGCTGAGTGTGCCAGGGCTCAGCCTTGGTGCTGCCAAAGTTGCCCATGGCCAtctctgccaggctggcagtgctCCCCACGAGTAGGCAGAGGGGCCAGGCAGCCGGTGTCAGGCAaaggccctgctgtgccctggctggTGGCTGGCAGGGAGAGCTAGTAGTGCCCAGCAGAGAGGCCTCTGTTTCCTCAGACCTTCAAAACCTcgcctggccctgctgtgctgctctgtaaGCACCCACATCCCATCCCTCAGACCCAAGGGGTAGCATCCCCCCAAGTGCAGCACCAAGGTGGGGCACGGGTGGGTCCCCAAGTCCCATGCCCaggccaccccagtgccagGAGTGATGGTGGCCGTGGCATGCACTGTCCACTCCATGCCCACCCTCCGTCCCCTCATaccaccccagcccctcaccttCACcgcagagctgggcacaggtgAACCTACCTAGGCGGAGTGCTCAGGTGCCAGCACCCAGGAGACTTTGTCCCCTCATGTCCCAGCCCATATTCACCATATAAGGGCAGGAACAGCCCAGAGTCAAGGTCCCCATGGCCCTCCAAGACTTTGTGGCACCTGAGAGCCCCGTTACTCATGGGGTGTTGCCCTCCCCAGGTGCTATTGCACCCTGCCCACGGGCTGGCTGTGCCTATGCTGGTGCCTCCCCAAGCCTGATACTCTTTTGGCCCTTGGCATTCAGCCCATGGTAACTGTTTTTTTGCCCCTCACCAAAAAGTTCCCCAGTGATAGCAATGGGCTGGACCAGGACACACGAGCATCAGCCACAAACACAGTGGTGCCCTGATGCCACAGGGATGTGCTTTACCGCTGTTCTTCACTCCCCAGACCGCAAAAtccccaaaccctcccagcCATGGAGCACTAAGAGCATGGCAGTGGGGTTGTTTTGGTGTCTCCTCCCCTCTAAAAAGATTCCCCAAAGTGATACCAATGCAGCACCAGCTTCCTGGGGCATCCCCTTTCCACCCCCTACCTGGCACATCACTGCCCTGCCCATGGGACTGTCTCAAGGCTGTGCCACACCTCAGCCAGATCCCTGCTCACTCCCAGCTTTGCCTCCTTGCATTGGGGGTCTCCACAGATCTGAGGTCCCCTTGGGGATGGGAAGGAGTTATAGGGATAGGACATAGAGCTGGGGTTTGGGAGGACAGGATATGCTAAGTCCTGTCCCATGCCCCCAAGCCCCCATCCCAAAAGTTAGTACCTGATGATGCCCTTGATATTGGCAGAGAGGAGACTGAAGTCCTGCCCAGTAGCTCCCAGACCCGAAGGCGGTTTTGGGGAATGAACACGGGGTACCATAAAGGTGAAGGGTGAGGTGCCAGCAGGCAGGTCCCCAGGCTTCCTATGCGCTCTTAtctcttccccagccctgcGGGATTGCCGCAGCTTTATCTTGGCTGCCCTGCTGAGCCAGCACCCCTGGCCACAAGTGCTGGGGGCATCCCACACCTTGCTAACACCCTGGCACCAGGCCTGGGCTGCTGTGAGCCCCAAATCCTGACAGTCCCCCCTCCAAGGATCCCCAAAGTGATGACACTGGGCTGAACTGGCACAGGGGGCAGGTCAGCCACAAACAAGGGGGAGCCCCGATAGCACAGGGATGGGCTCTCCGGCTGCTCTCCActcctctgcccccccccccccccccccccccccccactccaCATGAATACCCCCATGGGACCCTTACCTGGGTTCAGAACCCCCAGTGGGGGTGAGGGCCTGAGTTTTGGGTGGGGTGTAACACCCAGGTGGTCGGTCTCCGCTCAGTGGCCGTGTCCCAGGGCTATGTCCGTCGGTGTGGCACAGGGGTGGGAGACCCCATGCCAGCCCCAGCGGGCTCAGCCCCTCCCTGGGCCTCCCAGCCGGGTCACTAATGAACTCAATAATTAGTGCAGCCATCAGGGAGGACACAGACTTTGTTAATGAGGGGAGGCACAGGGCCAATGAGggcatggggggggggggcagctAAGAGACCCCCACCTCTCCCCCAGCAACACAGTGCCTGCATGTTGGCAgcaggctgcctggggagcaggggggtgtgtgtgtgtgtgtcacaaGTCCCCCCACAAGGGCTCTCCAGTCAAATAAGGCCTGACATCCTATTTGGAGTAAACTGAAGCCCCAAAGCTGAGGGGGGGGGAGGTGTACAGCTCCCATGGTAAATTTACCCCCTCCTTGTTAAGGGACAGGATACCCACCCCCGTGGCACCAGGGACCTTTTcccaggaggagggggaaggaattAGGATGGAGGTGCCAGGGCAACCTGGGGGGGGTTGCCCCGGAGTGTGAGGGTGTCCCCCTTAGCACCAGGTAAGGAGTGAAATCTCACCCTGGCAACCCAAAggtgctcccccagcactgaccTGCAGCATCCCCTCTTCCCAGGGAGATTTAGGGCTTCCCAggggctccctgtgcccccacttTGCACAGCCACTAGTGACGTGTGCGTGATAGGAGCTCATGCCCACACATGTACACACTCAGGACTCCCCTTTCCAAGATGGTTTGACAGCTTTAATCACATGAAGGCACTTGGATCTGGtatcccagccctccccagcccccccaagCCGCCTCTgcaccccccaggccccccaagggtgcccagcacaggggctgtgctCCTTGGATGCTGCAGCACCCACAGGGACTCGCTGGGCAGTGGCTGCGCTGGTGCCGTTTGACTTGTCTAATGTAAAGTGCTGAGTTCAACCCTCCTGGAGGGGCAGGATGaggcccagggctggcagggatcCAGCAGGTGTGCTGTACCACCCCCTACCCCACCCCTGGCCACGGGGCaagggtgcaggcaggggtgtgggcagggctggggggacccCCACTTACCCCCAGCACCGGGAGAAGGGCAGTGCCGGCAGGAGCCGGCTGAACAGCACCGGAAAGCTAAAACCTCTCACACCCACCCCCCCAGATACTGCCCCATTCCCTTCGCTGGCACAGCGGTAAAAAGGCACCCATGATTTTTTGGGAAACCATTGTTTTTCCCTCTAAAAAGATATGAGGCATTGTCCATATTGTGACGTTAAAAAAGGCCTGGTTGAGCTCAGCCCCCTGCTAAAACCCCTCCctgagagcccccagcccctcaaggCTGGGGGACACCCTGGCACCAGTCCAACCCCACGGGGGTCAAGGGTAACCCCAGGCtatgggaaaggagggaggctGCAGTGCCCCCCACCCCTATCCCAGTTGGGGGACTGGGGCAAGGCTAGAAAGGGGAAGTAAGGCTGGTATGGCGTTCCATCCCTCCTAGGAGCGGCAGCCTTTGGCAAAGCTGCAGATGGATGAGGAGGAGGTGTGTGCCCCCACCATGTGGGAGGGGACCCCCTTGTTGGTGACCAGAGTGGCTCCCACTAACACAGTGTAACTGGAGATGGGGGGAGGCCCCCAGAACGAGGGAAGAAACTGAGATTGGAGAAGGGGAGTTAAGAGCCCCCCCCCAGGCACAGCCCTTGCAGGGCTAAGGGGGCCACAGAGACACAGTGTCTCAAGGCACATGGGGGGCATTTGTGCCCAGCGGCTCAGCCCTGAGGCCAGGCTGctcccccaaaacacacccccTATGTGGGCGGGGCAGGAGAAGGCACGAGGGTGGGCAAGGACATGCCCCCCCATGAGGTGATCAGCTGCACCCAGGGCAGAGTTAAGGGCATGGTGGCAGCCTTATGCACCAACAATAAGACTCCCCCATTTTTGGAGAGTGACAAGATGTTGAACTGTCCTGTAACCCCTGCAGATAGGGGCCAAGGACCACCAGGCTCTCAGCAGGCAGAGCCTGGATGGAGGGATCTAGTCCCCCCAAAGGCAGtggaaaacagcagctgctgatCCCCCCACCCCACTCAGGGGGACACGGAGGGGAAAAGGACCTGAGAACcgttttggggaggggggacagaGGTTGGGAGAGGGCAGAGGCTGGACAGTGTGGGAGGATGGGACCCCCCCAACaggtcctcagcacagcaaggcaGCAGGTCACCCACAGCCCCCCTTTTCTGTGAGAAGggggacactcagctccctggCAGGGGCACCCACATCTCCCACCaccagcaggcagggagggcaccTGCACTCACTGGGGCTGACAAGGATGATGGGGGGCACACTGGGacccccctctcccccaaaATAAGGCACCTGGCTCCCCCGCTGGTGCCCCTCGGCAGCAGCCGGCAGGGCGGAGGGGCCATTAGCTGTTAGTCCGCTGCTTCTTGAGCACTGCATACACATCCTCCACCTTGCTGAGCCTCTCGAAGAAGGGCAGCAGATCCAGCAGCTCCGTGTCTGCCATGTTATCGAACCAGGAAGCCACTGGCACCTGCAGGTGGCACAGCAGACTGAGAGAGGGTCCCTCGCTACCTCCCCTCTGTGCCACACCCAGCCTCACCCCGGGGGTACGTACAGCGTTATCGGGGTGAAAGATGTAGGATGCGGGCGAGTTGTCCACGATGATGATCCGGCGCAGGTCACGGCCCAGGCGGCTCAGGTCCTTCACGTAGTTGCCGCGATGGAAGACGCAGGATTCCCGGAAAAGTCGTGCCCGGAAAGCCCCCCATTTATCCAGCAGGTCAGCCACGGGGTCCGCATACTACAGGCACAGAAAAGGTGTCACTGGGCCACACCACACCACACTGCCCACCCCACAGTGACAACAGCATCCAGTTCTCCAATGGTGTCAGGTCGCaccatgcctcagtttccctggcCACTGTCTCGgagaggcaggcagggatgaCTGCCCAATGCTGGTGCTGCCTGCGAGCATGCAGAGGACAAGGGGCCAGTAATGCCTTGCAGGCAAGGGGAGCTGTGCAACCCGAGGGGTgtgtgggaagggggagggatgGCAGGGGAGTGGCAGGTGCACCCACCTTGGCCAGGCTGGCGGTGAAAAGCACACACTCGAAGAGCTCACCCATGCGCTGCAGGAACTCGTCCACGTGTGGCCGCTTGAGCACGTACacctgtgggcagggggcagagGGCAGCGCCTCCGGCACCGGCCACCCGGcccctcccagcaccaccacccacCCCAGGGGACACCCGTGAGCGGCTCCCTGACGAGGAAGGGGGGCAAGAGGGCTGCCTGCACCTCATGCCATGGGGGCTGCCCTGTGTGGGCTGGGGGATACCGTGGCCCCACAGGGATGTCCAGGACGAAGTGTCTGGACAGCTCCAGAGCCAAGTAACCGAGAACAGGCTGACTGCCCAGACCACAGCCTATCCTGGATTACTTGAACCCGGGGCTGGCCACTGCAGGACGACATTGCACCAGCACCCCCTTcgcctccctgccctgtgtgAAGAGCGGTATTTGCCTCTGCCCCCCAaggtgccagccctggcactctGACACCCCATTTATGCCTCAgtgcagggcactgggatggcTCTTGGTCCCCGGGGAGGGGGAACGATGCCCCCTCCCACTAGGCACCCACCCCACCGTTACCTGGTGCATGATGCCATCGATTTCCACAGGAATGATGAAGTCGGCATTGTTCACTGGCTGGGGAAGGGCACAGCAGGGTCAGCGCTGGGCAGGCACCACCTGCCCAAATGctgcctgccctctgcccaCCGTGAATCCCTACCAGCCCTACAACCCCCTCACAGGGACACTCCATCTAacccagccaggctgtgctgggcatcacTTTGTGGTGAAGAGGGTGGTAGAACAGGCAGGGGGGTACAGGGCAGGAGGTGTGGGTGGGCCAGGGTGTCCCCCAccttgaaggagctgtgcacCAGTGTCTCATCCAGGTCGATGACCACACAGAGCTTGCTGGCGTCCTGCGGCTTGATCTCAGGCAGGAGGTGTTTGACAGCAGCCTGCAccggggggcacagggggtcaGTGGGGGGGCAAGGGGGTGTCCACAGGGAAGTGACCACCCCCTCATCCTGGTTGCACAGAGGAGGCATAGGGGATGggcagcccagtgcccccagtgctaGGCTGGGGGTGCAAGATTACCTTAGGCAGGGCCCCATTCTCCTCCACTAGCAGTGGGGCGCCAGTGGTGCCGGTGCAGGGCTCCCCGTCATCGCggcacaggcagcagaaaaGAGACTGGAGAATGCTGCGGCTCCGCGGCTTCTTGGTAGGTGTCTGGGTACctgtgggagggcaggaggggcgTGAGGGGCACCCCAGGGGTGCTCCCAGcatggggctgggggcaggtgaGATGGGTTTGGGTGTTGCCCCGAAGCCCCTGCATCCTTATCAGCCCCTGGCACCCATCCGGTTGCCCTTCCTGCCCCACCAAGCCATGGCACCAGGACAGCATCAGGGACACCAACGTTTGGTGACCACCACAATGTTTGGTGACCACCCACAGCCCCTCGCCCACTCCATGAGTGACCCCCGTGAGTCTGCCCTGCGTGGCTGGAGACCCTACACCCGCAGCGCGGGCTAAGCCCGGGGGTCCCCAAGGTCCCACAGACCCCTGGACAGGGGCCATGGGGCGGGGTCTCATCCAGGGGGCGGGGCTTATGACTCTTCTTTGCCCCACCCCCAGACAGCTCCCTGCTCTCATTGGCCGCCTCGAGCGGACCCGAGGCGAGAGGCCAATCCGGGCGCAGCGCCCGCCCCCAGGTGCCATTCCCGCGGTCCCTATTGGCGGATCgcggggaaactgaggcacaggggccgctccgcccgccccAGCCCACCGGGTCCTGCCGCAGCCCGGCCGGGACCCCACGGGGCGGGAGCTCCCCAGTGTGGACGAGGCCCGTTCTCATGTTCGCTCCTCCCGGCCCTGGAAGCTCCCCAGGCCGGCGGGCAGCGGGATGGGCAGCGCCCCCCGCCAGACCCGCTCCGCGGGGCCGACGGGACTCGGGGGATGAGGCGCCGGGACGCAGCGGGGGTGCGGACCCcttcctgcctcagtttcccacGGGGGCTGCGCGcaccgcccgcccggccccgggggaAACAGCGCAGATACTCCGAGCAGCGCCCCGAGTCTTCCAGGGGCATCCCCGGGATTTGGGGAGGCCAGGGGGGCCGGAGCACGGCCCCTCGCCCCCAGGCGGGTGCAGACAGCCCCGCTGGCTCAGAGCCGCAGCCCCAACGCAtctccccagctctgggcagcGGGCTGCACGGGGGCGGGCTGAGGCGGCCCGCAGCTCATCCTACCCTCCGGGAGCAGCCCCCGCaggcccccagccccacccgGGGACTTCCCCCTCTCCCGCACCGGGGTGGGGGTAAATCCCCCCCGCGTTACCTTTCTCCTGCAGCGGGGcgctcccctcctccctgctaACCTGGGCGATGATGGACTGGTGCTCCATGGGCGCCGgggaggaggggtgggagggggcggccccccccggcgcggcccccggggggggaggcggggcgggggccggcggcggcgcggggcggcgggcgcgggagCGGCGCCGCGGAGGAAACTTTGTTACAACATGGAGTTTCCTCCgcccgggctggggctgcaaaCATGGATCC
Coding sequences:
- the CTDSP1 gene encoding carboxy-terminal domain RNA polymerase II polypeptide A small phosphatase 1 isoform X1; the encoded protein is MEHQSIIAQVSREEGSAPLQEKGTQTPTKKPRSRSILQSLFCCLCRDDGEPCTGTTGAPLLVEENGALPKAAVKHLLPEIKPQDASKLCVVIDLDETLVHSSFKPVNNADFIIPVEIDGIMHQVYVLKRPHVDEFLQRMGELFECVLFTASLAKYADPVADLLDKWGAFRARLFRESCVFHRGNYVKDLSRLGRDLRRIIIVDNSPASYIFHPDNAVPVASWFDNMADTELLDLLPFFERLSKVEDVYAVLKKQRTNS
- the CTDSP1 gene encoding carboxy-terminal domain RNA polymerase II polypeptide A small phosphatase 1 isoform X2, which gives rise to MEHQSIIAQVSREEGSAPLQEKGTQTPTKKPRSRSILQSLFCCLCRDDGEPCTGTTGAPLLVEENGALPKAAVKHLLPEIKPQDASKLCVVIDLDETLVHSSFKVYVLKRPHVDEFLQRMGELFECVLFTASLAKYADPVADLLDKWGAFRARLFRESCVFHRGNYVKDLSRLGRDLRRIIIVDNSPASYIFHPDNAVPVASWFDNMADTELLDLLPFFERLSKVEDVYAVLKKQRTNS